The DNA segment CTACCGTCAAAaaaatgggggagaaaaaaaaatcacttaccgTAATATTTCTTATTACTAAAAACACAATAGGAAGAAAACAGCAATTCTCTGCCTCACCTCTCAGACTTTTTAATGAAACCTTTTCAAGATCCTTTAATttgatccccccacccccaccccacccctgccaaccAGGCCGACTTCCCACCATTAGAGCAAATGGGTGTCTCCTGCAGGTCATTCCAGTGAACCATCAACCCCACAGATTCAGAGCAATCTGTGTTTGGGCTGGTGATGTTTCTGCGGGGAGGACTGGGAAGCTCTTACCTCCACGTTCAGAGAACTGGCCTGGGAGCTGAGGTTGGCACTGGTGAGAGCAAGTGGCCCCCCAAACACCTGAGCCAAATCCTGTATGAAGGCATGGTCAGGAATCCGGATGCCTACGAGCTATAAAGCAAGGGGAGAGGATCATCAAAAAGGGTGAGACGGGCGGGGAGTGGGTCTGGCCTGGATCCTAGTGAAAGCCAGATGGCAGGAGTCTGGGGAcacaagaaaagcaaatctgACTCACAGGAGTAAAGGGGTTCAGATCCTTATTAAGCTCCTCAGAGCGTTCCAACACCAGGGTCACTGGTCCTGGTAATAAGTCTTTCAGGAGCCCCTCGGGTACTCTCACATGGCAATACCTGGAAAACAGAGGGGACACAGATCCATCCAAGAATGAAGGGTCGCTGCTGGTCCTATTCCAGACTATGGACAGATCTAGAAAAGGGGACTCTTGGGACTACGATGAGATCCGTCTGTATTCCCTCTTCACCTCCCTGAGAGTTTGAGACGCTGGGCTCCAGAGGAGCACTCCCGGTTTGGGGCCCACATGCCTCTGGTCTCTGAGGCTACAACAGCTGAACCGTTATCACGCtccatgtttcattttcttcaaggcATCCCCCGCCCCTACTAAATTAAGCTATcgtgtttgtttcctttttttttttttttaaaccatgggcgtccctccccttccccccccccccgccccccgccattaTCACAAAAGCGCCAGGAGAGTAAGGACCCTGACTGCCTCGTTCATCGCGGCGCCCCAGCATCTCGTTCAGACACTGGAAGACGTTAAGTGCTCGATACACATTTCCAGTTCCGGATTCCTGGGTGAGCCTGGACAAGCCCCTCCCGCTCTCTGCGCCTCAGTCTCCCAAGCCTGTCACCGGAAGCCCCTCCCGCGGTGCCGCCCTCAGCGGGGCCGGGTCGGGGCGGCCTCACCTGTAGACGTCGGCCACGCGGCCCAGGCAGACGGCCAGCGGCTTGGCCTCACTGCGGCCCTTGAGGCGATACACAGCTCCCAGTGCCGCCGAGCAGCTCGCCGAGCAGGCCAGGCCGTACAGCGTGTCGGTGGGGACGGCCACCACGGCGCCGGCGCGCAGCTCGGCCACGGCGGCCCGCAGCGCCTCGGTCCAGCCGGCGCGCTCCGGGCTTGCGGCCCGCACGGCCCCGCTCCCCGGGAGCCGCAACAGCCGGGCCCCCGGCGCCGCCGGAGCGGGGCTCGGTGGGCGCAGGAGGCGGCCCCTCCGGGCGGAGCCCCCCGGCCCCTCGCTCAACCCCACGCTGGCAGCCACCGCGGCCCTCAGCCCCCTGCACGGACGCGCCGGAGACATCCGCCCGGGCCCACTTCCGGGAGGAAGTGACGCGCCCAGTCAGCTTCCGGACGGGGAAGCTCGGCCCCACCTCCACGCCGGGCACCTTAAAGGGACCGCGACCCCCAGGAGGACTGAAGGAGACCGgtggggacggggcggggcgcAGCCTTGCGGAGCCCTAGCCCAacgctggggaggggggcggccgaAAGGGGGGCGGTGGTCGGGCCGCGCAGGCGGAGATGGAATGGGGCCCGGGCTCAGACTGGTCACGGGGGTGAGAGGGGGCCCGtcggggcggggggaaggggctCGGACCCCGCGCGAGCGCCGGCCCTGACCGTGTGTCTGTCGCTCTCTCCCGGGCAGGGAGGCTGCCGGCGTGGACCGTGGGAAGGCGGGGCTGGGGCTCGGCGGGAGGCCACCCCCGCAGCCGCCCCGGGATGAGCGCGCCCAGCAGCTGCTGGACGCGGTGgagcagcggcagcggcagctcCTGGACACCATCGCCGCCTGCGAGGAGATGCTGCGGCAGCTGGGCCGCCGGCGCCCGGAGCCGGCTGGTGGCGGGGTCAGTGCCCACCCCGGGCTgggcctgggaggtggggacTGCCCCGTGGCTGGACTTGCTAAGCCCTAGCTTCCCCTGGAGGGTGGAAGAGTGTCCCCACCGCCTTACCCCCAGCCTCCTTTCATCTGGGCGAGAGGCTTTGAAAAAGTTAAGTGCTAGCCGAATGCCAAGTGGCCATATCCTTGCGGGGCCTAATCCAAGGCCTTTCCTCCCAGCctcacttttcctttctgttccaaCCAGAACGTCTCAGCCAAAGCCGGAGCGCCTCCCCAGCCAGCTGTCTCCGCCCGAGGTGGCTTTCCAAAGGATGCTGGCGATGGAGCTGCGGAGCCCTGACCATCCCTGATGGGCGCCCTGACTTCTCTCCCTCCCGGGGCTGGTGGCTGGACTCTGAACAACCCCCTTCAATAAAGGGGCCAGTCTTCACCAGCAGTGGCTGGTACTTGGCTCTCGGCCTGGGGTGGCCGCTCTGCTAGCAGCTGGGTTTCACTCCCACTTCATCCTGGCTGAAGGCAGTGCTGAGCTTTGAAATGTAGCCAAGGAATACCCAGTCTGATGACCCGGATTTGGGCAAGACCAGCAGTGCTCTCCAGAGTGGTCTGACCTGCTTTGGGGGATCCAGGTGGTGTTACATGTCCATTTCATGCTTTGGGGGCTCCTAGCCCCACCAAACACTTTTAGCAGAGCCTTGATTAAAAGGAAACCTGCAGACTCTCCTGGTGACCGAcctttcctttctgtcccctgagactcagctggggaggggggaagtggTTGAAAATTGTCAACCATGGGTAATGTTGGGAAGAAAGGCCACAGATACTACCAgatttaaataagcatttaattagGATTTCATTAGTATTTAATATTGCTTTCTCAATTCCAAAAAGTTAAATTTTCACTTCTTAGCAGATATCTTAAAGTACAATATTAAGTTTATACAAAATGAGCAATTAAGCAAACACCATTATTTCACAttcttcaaaaatacaaattcatatttactcttttttggGTTTGGAGGTTTCTTCCTTTGGAAGTACTGAACCTGTAACGTTTTCATATCGCTCAGTGGAAGTCCGTTGTTCCCATGTTTCACCCTTAAGTAAATTTGATAGGCTTTTACACAATCCAAATAAAAccatttgagattttaaaaactgtcacCAAGACCTCCGGCCAATGACTGGTGTGTGTCAAAAAAGAAGGCTCTCTGTGGGTCTTGCCTTTCCTGGCCAGGAGATGGGAGCCAGAGATTCAGCAAAAACCTATTTCCAGCCACCTTCCCCAAAAGGGACTAGGAGGAGTTCACAGGGAAAGGGAACAGCCACCTTGAACtccgaccccccacccccacattctcCAAAAACACAGCAAAGGATGTAGACTGTTGAATCAAACAGCGCCCTGGGGAGGCATAAGGACAtgggagaagggcaagagaggcCTCTGACTTGGCACCACTATGAGGATAACGAGGATATTGCAAAAAACACCCCTGGGTTTTGGTGAAAAAaggttttatgaaaaattttcccATAAGAAAAAGAGTAGAAACTGCATTGAGCTGAGAAAGTGACACTACATTATCACCCAATTTTTGGCCCAGCAGGCACACCACCAAAAGGGCAGTGTGTGGTTTTAAACTTTGCTTCCAGTAAAAAAGCTTGTACTATGTACACACTGACATAAGATccagtttaatttgcatttttcagtgCAGACTGAGGAGAACCTCTGGAACAGGAGTAACAGTGAGAAATGCCCAAACAGTGATCATCAGCTTCCCCAAAGGGCATGAGAGGAAACATGGgaccctctccctgtcccccccaAAATATGCAAGAGGAAACAGGCTAAACTGACTACCAACCAGAAATATGCAAGATTCAGCTTTGTCGCCTCCCGCCCCACCACCCGGTATTAGGGAATGGACAATTTCCCATCTGTGTCACAGAACCATTTGCATACTGATCTGTGGAAATCCTTCTGCTTTGGCTGAAGTGTATTTCAAAACTTCTCTATTCTACAGTAGCCTGAGAATTGAAGATAAAATGGGGGCTCGGGGGAACAGGAGGGGAAtgtggggaaaagaagagaagtcGATAAAGCAGATCAGTAACAGCTTTGTTTACTGGATTTAATGAAGGCTGGAGACCTTTTTTCTTAGAGAGCCAACATGGGCGGGCGGTGAGGGGAGCAGTAGGGAAATGGCTCGTGTTGCCCGCTcccccactaccaccaccacctccccaacATAGTTCAGATTGGAAAATGTAAACGCTAGCAATACTGTTGCAGTTCCACAAACCAATGGTTTCAGTGACTCCGGAGAAGTCTCTAAGACTGAAGACAACGAAACATGATTACAGATATAAAAGTCTAGAAGGTGCCAGGTTCTACCTAGGAACAACCTGTTCCTTCCTTTCAGGCATCACTTTGTAATGGTGAAGGCGGGGCAAGATGGCAAGGGACCAAGAAGTGATGAAAACGGGGCCTCAAGTCAGCAAAGGAAAACAGGACCCGCAGTTCTTCAGAGAGCCTGAGGGGGCGCCCTCGGGCACACAGGGAAGGCTTGCATAGATAGAGCAGTTGCTGAGAGTGCATACTAGTGTTTCCCTATAGACAGCCTCACAGTACAGGGCTGATCGAGCGGAAAAACGCGGCCGGGCCAGGGCCACATGGGACAACGACCGTCAAGCTACACATATTGCACCAAGGTAAGTGCTTTTCTTTTCACACCtcaatttaactttttattctgagcaaaaaataaaactttgtggaaagtatatatatgtatatatatatatacacaaaagaaattgCAGCAATCGGGTTAAAGATAAAATAACCtaaagtgctttttattttattatttctttaatataccAATATGAGGTTCTGCAAACTCATCCCTCTGGACACATTCAGCATTATACAAAGTCTCTCAGGAAAACCCACCCACCCTCCATTATCCCCATCAATCCACTGCCTTGACCCTGAAGGTAAAACTCCAATCTATTGACTTTCCCAGAGGTGGGGGAGACAagtccctggcttctacccagaGACGTCTTCACACCTTAAGGCCCCTCCTGGGCTTTGTACCATGATCTCCTTCTAAGGGGGAAGGGGTGGAATTGAATAAATGACACCAACTCGTGTCACCAAACTGGTGATGCCCCACAAGGCTGCCAGACCCTGCCAGGAGAGGCAGGGCCATCCTCCCTCAATGTCCCACCCCCCTGCTAAGGCAGTTTGGGGGTGCCAGCCGGGTTCCCACCCCCTCCTAGGTCCATGAACTCCAGTCCTTGGTGCTGACCACACCCTGCAAAGGGCAGTGGAACTGGAGATGTGCTAGTGGGAGCTGGAAGAATCCATCTACACGGTGGCAATGGCCAAGCTTaccaggggaagaaagaaagcttgGTTTCACCTGCCCGAAGTCTGTAGCCCTCCCCTAACCTCGCCACAGGTTCGTGCCTGGGTTTGGAAAACGCACTCTTCGTGAAGGCCCGTTCTAGCTCCACTTTTGCCGGCGGCCCGCTCTCCTCCCAGATCCCTGGCACAAGAGGCCAGGCTTGCgggaagggatggggtggggggaagagcacgggaagaggaagggaagacgGCCTGGCCTGTGGGCGAACCTGCTCTTCACAACCACTCACTGGCATTTTAAGCACATTCCTGATTTTTCAAAAGCTACTTGGCTCGGACAGTCCCGCTTGTCATTTTGAGTCACCCTCAAAAGGCAGATACTTCAACTAGAAAAATCTGTCAGCCTAAATACTGTTGTTATGATGCTGCTTCATCACCCCCCAATCTTTGGAGAGCAGAAAAGCCACTGACCCTAGGTATGCCCAACAGGAGTACAGCCCTGATTAACTCGAGAGAAGCAGTAACGAAACCACGGACACTTCCAATGGCTTTCTCTGGGTTCCTGTTTCCCACTTCAGCTCCCAGGGAACCGAATCTCGGGTGCCCCTCGGATGGATATGTTGGGGAGGTCATTCGTGCCCTCCGATAGAGCTACCTTTGGGACCCCATCATGTCGTTCTGTCAGAAGCTGTAGAGAAAACAGCGCGGCTCCTGCCTCAGAGCTGCCCCTGGGTGTGAGACCTGGAGATGGCCAAGGACAAACCATGCTCAGCAACTGGTTTCCCAGGAAGATTAACCCACTGTGGTAAACAGAAGATGCCTCCTGCCTTATCAACTTCTGCTGAGAACCCACCAGCTTTTTGGGGAGGGGAGTGCAGAAGGTCAAAAAGAAATTGATTCTCCTGCCTAGACTCCTAGAATGAGAAGCCACCAGCTGCCTGCGGGTAAAGCCCTTTTCTCCTCGTGGCAGTAACAACATTGACTACCTCTGCCCTCTTATCCAACTGTGTCCCTGAAATTCTGTCAAAGGCAGGGCCTCTGGCTCCCAGATAAATGATCAGCTCCGGATACTGTCTTGGCTGGCCCTGAGTAATAAATAGCTCAGAGAACAGAAGAGTGACACATGCAGATCTCTTTACATTAGGTAATGGTAAAGGAAGGCAAAATTATGGCTGCTTTCTGCCTGACATTGTCGACTCAGAAGAGCAGTCCTGTTTGTGGACCCCTGTTCCCcgctcaagcagggaagggggctctTGGAGGCTGAGGCCTAGTCCAGACCGTGGGCCAAGCCTCATTTCTGAGCTCAGTGAGGCTCGGTGAGCACTCATGACTACATTAATATAGCCGGTTGAGAGAAACTTTCCATTTTAGTGTGAATtgtattttaggttttattttaagagGCAATGACTTGGAGCCAAAGGCAGACAGATGGATATAGTTCTATacacaaatcaaaaaaaattttttccccataaCACAACTTAATGAAACATTCCAAATGAGAGAACTTATTGCAACATTTCAGGCTTTTTGGTGgaagggggatttttttttttttatttgttttgttttgttttgttttaccctGAGTAGAAGATCATcgttttgtggtttttgtttgcttttgtgtatttgtttagaAATCACGTGACTAAGCTGAGCAAGTCACATCCTTCTTTGCACTGTACTAGACTGTATGCAAAATCCAGAGGGTGAGAGGTGGAGATGGGAGAGGCAAGCAAAAGCCTGGCTAGAACCTGGAACCAGGACACCTGGCCTGCCAATTACATGCCGCCTCAAAAAACACCAACAATGACTTCCTTCTGATAAGCAAAATGCAGCTCTTCTGCtctgaggaagagaaaaccaTTAAAGGAAGGCAGACCACCAGCCGGCAACTGGCCACAAGCCACACGTCCACTCGAGGACAAAACAGGGATGTTCCCCAAGGAAAGTCCGCTGCAATCTGCAGGGCCTGGCAACCAACCAAGAGATAGGAAGAACAGGGAAGGCAAAAACGCCGTGACACTGTTGCCGGAGCCAGCTCCGCAAACGGCGGGGACAGACAGCGGTCACCAGCTCGCCTGGGGCCGCGGCAGACGGGACATCACTGACACAGCCTCAGGCCAGGCTTTTACTACCCATTGTGCTGTAGCTGGCTGCAGGACGCCACCTGCCATCACCCTGAGCTCCGCGGACACCAAGATCAAACAACAGGACCACCTGGCCCGACCCCTGTCCAGCTCGCAGCTGTCTGCTCTGCCTTTGCCACTCCCCCCTCTGACGGAGCGAGGGTCTTGCCTTCCTCGCGAGCTTCAGCCTCAGACTCAAAAGACGCACGGGGAGGAGCAACGCCCGCCAAGCTGAACACTACTGCCCAGACCACAAAGTCCCCAGTGCCAGTGATGGGCAGCCTCACACGGATGGAAGCCACACCCTTTCATTTCGAATGTTTATGCATACGAGT comes from the Acinonyx jubatus isolate Ajub_Pintada_27869175 chromosome C1, VMU_Ajub_asm_v1.0, whole genome shotgun sequence genome and includes:
- the YRDC gene encoding threonylcarbamoyl-AMP synthase, translating into MSPARPCRGLRAAVAASVGLSEGPGGSARRGRLLRPPSPAPAAPGARLLRLPGSGAVRAASPERAGWTEALRAAVAELRAGAVVAVPTDTLYGLACSASCSAALGAVYRLKGRSEAKPLAVCLGRVADVYRYCHVRVPEGLLKDLLPGPVTLVLERSEELNKDLNPFTPLVGIRIPDHAFIQDLAQVFGGPLALTSANLSSQASSLNVEEFQDLWPQLSLIIDGGPIGDGQSSEYRLGSTVVDLSVPGKFGIIRPGCALERTTAILQQKYGLLPSHGSCS
- the CC1H1orf122 gene encoding uncharacterized protein C1orf122 homolog isoform X1, producing MEWGPGSDWSRGEAAGVDRGKAGLGLGGRPPPQPPRDERAQQLLDAVEQRQRQLLDTIAACEEMLRQLGRRRPEPAGGGNVSAKAGAPPQPAVSARGGFPKDAGDGAAEP
- the CC1H1orf122 gene encoding uncharacterized protein C1orf122 homolog isoform X2 codes for the protein MLRQLGRRRPEPAGGGNVSAKAGAPPQPAVSARGGFPKDAGDGAAEP